The following are encoded together in the Vidua macroura isolate BioBank_ID:100142 chromosome 6, ASM2450914v1, whole genome shotgun sequence genome:
- the TECPR2 gene encoding tectonin beta-propeller repeat-containing protein 2 isoform X2, translating to MQILAMASVASPVTFKEFCPLYYLLNAIPTKIQKGFRSIVVYLTALDTNGDYIAVGSSIGMLYLYCRHVNQMKKYNFEGRCESITFVKLLSCFDDLVAVGTASGRVAVFQLVSSLPGRNKQLRRFDVAGIHKSSITALAWSPNGMKLFSGDDKGKIVYSALDLDQGICNSSLVLEEPSSIVQLDYNQKVLLVSTLQRTLLFYTEEKSVNQVGTQPRKNTGKFGACFIPGLCKQSDLTLFAARPGLRLWKSDVHGTVQATFILKDVFAGGIKTFELYPRLEPPDRGSYSSPEKHLGLVSCFFQEGWVLTWNEYSIYLLDTVNQALIGGLEGYGDIVSVSCTNNEIFLLKGDRDIIRISNRPEGLSSIDVNSNLSNPLTDTSPKLLTPSSIVSSVSSSPSVETEKKMVTSPSVTGDKIGTSSVKNDLETPALSEKSFDRVGDLSNEARKRGCSVVSESRSRSSSVNSVDSGSSFMMCADQLPETQRDGQLSSQRFSTISSEDFDQELIVKPIKVKKKKKKKQENGTRRSHSSLEGTPIYERQLSGDSPHSLNADSFSMTSSIMSGSIDHLSTGSPDHESMFSMESHTILQEDNGSETFSVLQSPESANVLINEENGDVTDLQKLPNSDSGMGSSAVIDILTSASPLMLTEDLTSSVGGECNGGVVLASNECCPGKLSQEEEEEQDFPTLSKIGEDLDKMKLQDTEKSSEDPDLTDQMFLECDSVLGVQTSLTPKESDETGKEDQQQLSLIHSALSDPSALQCEISDDVHSDNCSISGWNFESAIKAKCSTSTAERVADTHESKTEKSASSDEEDIYGHGLPYSSSETSMPEVGAVPGAQDVAKISLDEMVLLKSDQFAESWMGYSGPGYGILSLVVSEKYIWCLDYRGSLYCSPLPAAGLRWQKFEDGVQQVAVSPSGTLLWKIEQKTNKAFACGKVTIKGKRHWYEALPQAVFVALSDDTAWIIRTNGDLYLQTGLSVDRPCARAVKVDCPYPLSQVTSRNNVVWALSEQRALLYREGVRSFCPEGEQWKSDIVSEMQALEPVCITLGDQQTLWALDIHGNLWFRTGIVSKKPQGDDNHWWQVSITDYVVFDQCSLFQTIIQATHTVATAAQAPVEKVADKLRMAFWSQQLQCQPSLLGVNGSGVWISSGKNEFHVAKGNLIGTYWNNIVPRGTASATKWIFVLASPASSNEGSFLWLCQSNKDLFCVSDQNPHFRPSTVQLPPEAEIVHYSACQDAIWGLDSHGQIFIRTLSSSCPTGMHWTKLDLSQLGGVKLISLTCGNQHVWACDTNGGIYFRVGTQPLNPSLMLPAWIMIEPPIQTLIGRRFSWRTAVFKMM from the exons atgcaaatcCTTGCTATGGCATCTGTGGCTTCACCAGTTACATTTAAGGAATTTTGTCCCTTGTATTATCTCCTCAATGCCATTCCTACAAAGATCCAGAAAGGCTTTCGCTCTATTGTGGTTTACCTCACAGCACTTGATACCAATGGAGACTACAttgctgtggggagcagcaTTGGAATGCTTTATCTCTACTGCAGACATGTAAAccagatgaaaaaatataattttgag GGGAGGTGTGAATCTATAACTTTTGTAAAGCTGTTGAGTTGTTTCGATGATCTGGTTGCTGTTGGTACAGCCTCAGGCCGGGTTGCAGTTTTCCAGCTTGTGTCTTCCTTACCTGGAAGGAATAAAcag CTTCGCAGATTTGATGTTGCTGGCATCCACAAAAGTAGCATTACAGCTTTAGCTTGGAGTCCCAATGGAATGAAATTATTCTCTGGAGATGACAAAGGAAAAATTGTCTACTCTGCACTAGACCTAGACCAG GGTATTTGCAACTCCAGCCTTGTATTGGAAGAGCCATCTTCGATTGTCCAGTTGGATTACAACCAGAAGGTGCTGCTTGTCTCTACTTTGCAGCGGACTCTGCTTTTTTACACAGAAGAGAAATCCGTCAACCAAGTTGGAACACAGCCCAGAAAAAA TACTGGCAAATTTGGAGCATGTTTTATACCTGGCCTGTGTAAACAGAGTGACTTGACACTATTTGCTGCCAGACCTGGGCTTCGTCTGTGGAAGTCTGATGTTCATGGGACTGTTCAGGCCACGTTCATATTGAAAGACGTATTTGCTGGAGGAATAAAAACTTTTGAACTGTACCCTCGTTTAGAACCACCTGACAGAGGAAGTTACAGCTCTCCAGAGAAACACCTCGGGCTTGTCTCATGCTTTTTCCAAGAAGGATGGGTGCTGACCTGGAATGAATACAGCATCTATTTACTAGACACTGTGAACCAG GCTTTGATTGGTGGCTTGGAAGGATATGGTGATATTGTGTCTGTGTCCTGTACCAACAATGAGATTTTTCTCTTAAAGGGAGATAGAGACATAATAAGAATTTCAAATAGACCTGAAGGACTGTCATCAATAG ATGTGAATTCAAATTTGTCAAATCCTTTAACAGATACAAGTCCTAAATTGCTGACCCCATCATCAATAGTTTCATCTGTATCATCCAGCCCTTcagtggaaacagaaaaaaaaatggttactTCCCCTTCAGTTACTGGTGATAAAATTGGCACTTCTTCAGTGAAAAATGATCTGGAAACTCCAGCACTATCAGAGAAAAGTTTTGATAGAGTGGGAGACTTGAGCAATGAAGCCAGGAAAAGGGGCTGCTCTGTAGTGAGTGAATCacggagcaggagcagctctgtgaacTCTGTGGACAGTGGCTCGAGCTTTATGATGTGTGCAGACCAACTTCCAGAAACTCAGAGAGATGGTCAACTTTCTTCACAACGGTTCAGCACCATCAGCTCTGAAGATTTTGATCAAGAACTTATTGTAAAGCCAATtaaggtgaaaaagaaaaaaaagaagaaacagg AAAATGGGACAAGGAGAAGCCACAGCTCTCTGGAAGGCACACCAATTTATGAGCGTCAGCTTTCTGGTGACAGTCCACATTCCTTGAATGCAGACTCCTTTTCCATGACTTCCAGCATAATGAGTGGCAGCATTGATCATTTGAGTACTGGATCTCCAGATCACGAAAGTATGTTCAGTATGGAGTCCCATACAATCTTGCAGGAAGATAATGGTTCAGAAACTTTCAGTGTCCTGCAGTCTCCTGAGTCAGCAAATGTActaattaatgaagaaaatggagatgTGACTGATTTACAGAAACTTCCAAACAGTGACAGTGGCATGGGTTCTTCAGCTGTTATAGATATTTTGACATCTGCATCTCCTCTGATGCTCACGGAAGACTTGACAAGCAGTGTTGGTGGTGAATGTAATGGTGGTGTGGTTTTGGCAAGCAATGAATGCTGTCCTGGAAAGCTgagccaggaggaggaggaggagcaggatttTCCTACATTGTCTAAAATAGGTGAAGACTTGGATAAAATGAAGCTGCAGGATACTGAAAAATCTTCTGAAGATCCAGACCTTACAGACCAGATGTTTTTGGAATGTGACAGTGTACTTGGTGTCCAGACATCCCTGACACCAAAGGAAAGTGATGAAACTGGTAAGGAAGACCAACAGCAGCTCTCTCTAATCCACAGTGCTCTGTCAGACCCTTCTGCACTCCAGTGTGAAATCTCTGACGATGTTCATTCAGATAACTGTTCCATTTCTGGGTGGAATTTTGAAAGTGCAATCAAAGCTAAATGTAGTACTAGCACTGCTGAAAGGGTAGCAGACACTCATGAAAGTAAGACTGAAAAATCTGCCTCAAGTGATGAGGAGGATATTTATGGACACGGATTACCATATTCATCCTCGGAGACCAGCATGCCTGAAGTTGGTGCTGTGCCTGGTGCACAGGATGTAGCCAAGATAAGCCTAGATGAAATGGTGCTGTTAAAATCTGATCAG TTTGCAGAGAGCTGGATGGGATACTCTGGCCCTGGATATGGCATCCTGAGCTTGGTTGtctcagaaaaatacatttggtGCCTGGACTACCGAGGCAGCCTGTACTGCAGTCCCCTTCCTGCGGCCGGGCTGCGCTGGCAGAAGTTTGAGGATGGAGTTCAGCAAGTGGCAGTTTCCCCTTCAG GGactcttctctggaagattGAACAGAAGACAAACAAAGCTTTTGCCTGTGGAAAAGTAACTATAAAAGGAAAACGGCACTGGTATGAGGCTTTACCTCAGGCTGTATTTGTAGCTCTAAGTGATGACACTGCCTGGATTATCAGAACAAATGGAGATCTGTATCTGCAAACAG GCCTGAGTGTGGATCGTCCTTGTGCCCGAGCAGTAAAGGTTGACTGCCCTTATCCACTGTCACAGGTCACATCCAGAAATAATGTGGTGTGGGCTCTGAGCGAGCAGCGGGCGCTGCTGTACCGGGAGGGAGTGCGCAGCTTTTGTCCTGAAGGAGAGCAGTGGAAGAGTGACATTGTCAG TGAAATGCAAGCTTTGGAACCAGTGTGCATAACCCTTGGCGATCAGCAGACATTATGGGCTTTGGATATCCATGGCAATCTCTGGTTCAGGACTGGTATAGTTTCAAAGAAACCACAAGGAGATGATAACCATTGGTGGCAA GTAAGCATCACTGATTATGTAGTGTTTGACCAGTGCAGCCTGTTCCAGACCATAATCCAGGCAACTCACACGGTGGCAACAGCAGCTCAGGCACCTGTGGAGAAGGTGGCTGACAAGCTTCGAATGGCATTTTGGTCACAGCAGCTTCAGTGTCAGCCCAGCCTCCTCGGAGTCAATGGCAGTGGAGTCTGGATCTCTTCAGGCAAAAACGAATTCCATGTAGCAAAGGGAAACTTAATAG gcACGTATTGGAATAATATTGTGCCTCGTGGTACTGCTTCTGCcacaaaatggatttttgtgTTGGCTTCCCCAGCTTCATCTAATGAAG GAAGCTTTTTATGGCTGTGCCAAAGCAACAAGGATCTGTTTTGTGTCAGTGATCAGAACCCTCATTTTCGTCCTTCTACGGTGCAGCTGCCACCGGAGGCTGAAATAGTGCACTACTCTGCCTGCCAGGATGCCATTTGGGGCTTGGATAGTCACGGGCAGATATTCATCAGAACACTTTCCTCCAGCTGCCCAACAGGGATGCATTGGACAAAACTGGATCTCTCCCAACTAG GTGGTGTAAAGCTGATCAGCTTGACCTGTGGAAATCAGCATGTTTGGGCCTGTGACACCAACGGTGGCATTTATTTCCGTGTAGGAACTCAGCCTCTTAACCCAAGTTTGATGCTTCCCGCGTGGATAATGATCGAGCCACCTATACAG ACTTTAATAGGGAGAAGATTTTCCTGGAGGACTGCAGTTTTCAAGATGATGTAG